Proteins encoded within one genomic window of Mycolicibacterium monacense:
- a CDS encoding DUF5078 domain-containing protein yields the protein MTGRLKVLWTGAISAAMAMGVLAAPAVASADATDDYPIPNRIMRTTCTVEQYMAAARDTSPVYYERYMIDYNNRPVDIQNMARDRIYWFFSLDYTARRQYSENTATNVYYEQVATRWGNWAKLFFNNKGVVAHATDVCMTYPPADPSVWHWGHNAR from the coding sequence ATGACCGGCCGTCTGAAAGTCTTGTGGACGGGTGCGATCAGCGCCGCCATGGCGATGGGCGTGCTGGCGGCTCCGGCGGTCGCCTCGGCCGACGCCACCGACGACTATCCGATCCCGAACCGGATCATGCGGACCACCTGCACCGTCGAGCAGTACATGGCCGCGGCGCGCGACACCTCGCCCGTCTACTACGAGCGGTACATGATCGACTACAACAACCGGCCGGTGGACATCCAGAACATGGCCCGCGACCGGATCTACTGGTTCTTCTCGCTGGACTACACCGCCCGCAGGCAGTACTCCGAGAACACCGCCACCAACGTCTACTACGAACAGGTCGCCACCCGGTGGGGCAACTGGGCGAAGCTGTTCTTCAACAACAAGGGCGTCGTCGCACACGCCACCGATGTCTGCATGACCTACCCACCGGCGGATCCCTCGGTGTGGCACTGGGGACACAACGCACGATGA
- a CDS encoding DUF732 domain-containing protein yields the protein MKRAILAVAVAGMALATPAVAHADPDTDFSNSLQTIGIYGQKDYNAWIAKIACERIDRGVDRDAFASATFVGRQLPKGSTTEQAWKFIGLAYPTYCPAHQALLYQAAEKPA from the coding sequence ATGAAGAGAGCGATCCTGGCGGTTGCCGTCGCTGGCATGGCGCTCGCCACGCCGGCGGTCGCGCACGCCGATCCCGACACCGATTTCTCGAACTCGCTGCAGACCATCGGCATCTACGGGCAGAAGGATTACAACGCCTGGATCGCCAAGATCGCCTGTGAGCGGATCGATCGCGGTGTCGACCGCGACGCGTTCGCGTCGGCGACATTCGTCGGCAGGCAGTTGCCGAAGGGCAGCACCACCGAACAGGCGTGGAAGTTCATCGGTCTGGCCTACCCCACCTACTGCCCGGCCCATCAGGCGCTGCTCTATCAGGCCGCGGAGAAGCCCGCGTGA
- the aqpZ gene encoding aquaporin Z, producing the protein MREPTMMHRVAAEFIGTFWLVFGGCGSAVFAAKYTSADGYAFGIGFLGVSLAFGLTVLTGVYAFGTISGGHFNPAVTLGAALARRVEWRVLPAYWLTQVIAGVAAGLVIYVIAKGREGWTATGNMAANGYANHSPAGYSLLAVVIAEVLLTGIFLLVILGATDTRAPKGFAGLAIGLTLTLIHLISIPISNTSVNPARSTGVAFFNGNEAPAQLWVFWIAPLLGAAIAGAAYPYLFGRHEELADRPVRDETLDAQVRAEDVADARVERGPDPEVR; encoded by the coding sequence ATGCGAGAGCCGACCATGATGCATCGGGTGGCCGCCGAGTTCATCGGAACGTTCTGGCTCGTCTTCGGCGGCTGCGGCAGCGCGGTATTCGCCGCCAAGTACACCTCGGCCGACGGCTACGCGTTCGGCATCGGGTTCCTCGGCGTCTCGCTCGCCTTCGGTCTCACGGTGCTCACCGGCGTGTACGCGTTCGGGACGATCTCCGGCGGGCACTTCAACCCTGCGGTCACGCTGGGCGCGGCACTGGCCCGGCGGGTCGAATGGCGTGTGCTGCCGGCCTACTGGCTCACCCAGGTGATCGCCGGCGTGGCGGCCGGACTCGTCATCTACGTCATCGCCAAGGGGCGTGAGGGGTGGACCGCCACCGGGAACATGGCCGCCAACGGATACGCCAACCACTCGCCGGCGGGCTATTCGCTGCTGGCCGTCGTCATCGCCGAGGTCCTGCTGACGGGCATCTTCCTCCTGGTGATCCTCGGCGCCACCGACACCCGCGCCCCGAAGGGGTTCGCCGGGCTGGCCATCGGGCTGACCCTGACGCTGATCCACCTGATCTCGATCCCGATCTCGAACACCTCGGTGAACCCCGCCCGCTCCACCGGCGTGGCGTTCTTCAACGGCAACGAGGCGCCCGCGCAGCTGTGGGTGTTCTGGATCGCCCCCCTTCTCGGCGCCGCCATCGCCGGCGCGGCCTACCCGTACCTGTTCGGGCGGCACGAGGAACTGGCCGATCGGCCGGTGCGCGACGAAACGCTGGACGCCCAGGTGCGCGCCGAGGACGTCGCGGACGCGCGCGTCGAACGCGGTCCCGACCCAGAGGTCCGGTAG
- the gltB gene encoding glutamate synthase large subunit, protein MGPVPSGLYNPAYEHDSCGVAMVADMHGRRSRDIVDKAITALLNLEHRGAQGAEPNTGDGAGILLQVPDEFFRAVVDFDLPEPGSYATGIAFLPQSSKDAATACEQVQKIAEAEGLTVLGWRDVPTDDSSLGALARDAMPTFRQVFMAGASGDPSAPRVRGMDLERRAYVVRKRAEHELGTKGPGQDGPGRETVYFPSLSGQTFVYKGMLTTPQLRAFYLDLQDERLTSALGIVHSRFSTNTFPSWPLAHPFRRVAHNGEINTVTGNENWMRAREALIRTDVFGTQADLDKIVPVCTPGASDTARFDEVLELLHLGGRSLPHAVLMMIPEAWERHESMDPARRDFYRYHASLMEPWDGPAAVCFTDGTVIGAVLDRNGLRPSRIWATEDGLVVMASEAGVLDLDPSTVVQKMRLQPGRMFLVDTAQGRIVSDEEIKAELAAEHPYGEWLEAGLFQLEELPPGDYVRMPHHRVVLRQQAFGYTYEELNLLVAPMARTGAEPIGSMGTDTPVAVLSQRPRMLFDYFQQLFAQVTNPPLDAIREEVVTSLQGVIGPEGDLLNPTAESCRQIVLPQPILRNAELSKLICVDPDHEIRGHKHGMRAAVIRCLYPVNRGGQGLKEALNNVRAKVSAAIRDGARIIVLSDRESDEQMAPIPSLLSVSAVHHHLVRERTRTQVGLVVEAGDAREVHHMAALCGFGAAAINPYMAFESIEDMVDRGVITGISSDQAKANYVKAAGKGVLKVMSKMGISTLASYTGAQLFQAIGIDQTVLDEYFTGLNCPVGGIDLDDIAAEVAARHALAYLDRPDERAHRELEVGGEYQWRREGEYHLFNPDTVFKLQHSTRTGQYSVFKEYTQLVDDQSERMASLRGLLKFKDGVRQPIPIDEVEPASEIVKRFSTGAMSYGSISAEAHETLAIAMNRLGGRSNSGEGGEAVTRFDRDDNGDWRRSAIKQVASGRFGVTSHYLSNCTDIQIKMAQGAKPGEGGQLPGHKVYPWVAEVRHSTPGVGLISPPPHHDIYSIEDLAQLIHDLKNANPQARVHVKLVSENGVGTVAAGVSKAHADVVLISGHDGGTGATPLTSMKHAGAPWELGLAETQQTLLLNGLRDRIVVQVDGQLKTGRDVVIAALLGAEEFGFATAPLVVSGCIMMRVCHLDTCPVGVATQNPVLRERFNGKPEFVENFFMFIAEEVRETMAQLGFRTVNEMVGQVGVLDTTEAAEHWKAHKLDLSPVLHEPESAFMNQDLYCSSRQDHGLDKALDQQLIVMCREALDSGTPVKFSTTIANVNRTVGTMLGHEVTKAYGGQGLPDGTIDITFDGSAGNSFGAFVPQGITLRVYGDANDYVGKGLSGGRVVVRPAENAPADYVAEDNIIAGNVILFGATSGEMFLRGQVGERFAVRNSGAVAVVEGVGDHGCEYMTGGKVVILGPTGRNFAAGMSGGMAFVYDPAGELPDNLNAEMVELDTLDDENVSWLHGMLQAHVDATDSAVGQRILNNWEEELKHFVKVMPRDFKRVLAAIAEAERTGADKNEAIMAAASG, encoded by the coding sequence GTGGGACCAGTGCCCAGCGGGCTGTACAACCCCGCGTACGAGCACGACTCGTGTGGCGTGGCGATGGTGGCCGATATGCACGGGCGCCGCAGCCGCGACATCGTCGATAAGGCCATCACAGCCCTGCTCAACCTGGAGCACCGCGGTGCCCAGGGCGCGGAACCGAACACCGGCGACGGTGCGGGCATCCTGCTGCAGGTCCCCGACGAGTTCTTCCGGGCCGTGGTGGACTTCGACCTGCCCGAACCGGGCAGCTACGCCACCGGCATCGCATTCCTGCCGCAGTCGTCCAAAGACGCCGCGACGGCCTGCGAGCAGGTCCAGAAGATCGCCGAGGCCGAGGGGCTGACGGTGCTCGGCTGGCGCGACGTGCCGACCGACGACTCCTCGCTGGGCGCCCTGGCCCGCGACGCGATGCCCACGTTCCGGCAGGTCTTCATGGCCGGCGCGTCGGGAGATCCCTCTGCTCCTCGCGTCCGCGGCATGGACCTGGAGCGCCGGGCCTACGTCGTGCGCAAGCGCGCCGAGCACGAGCTGGGCACCAAAGGTCCTGGTCAGGACGGTCCGGGCCGGGAGACGGTGTACTTCCCGAGCCTGAGCGGTCAGACATTCGTCTACAAGGGCATGCTGACCACCCCGCAGCTGCGGGCGTTCTATCTCGACCTGCAGGACGAGCGGCTGACCAGCGCGCTGGGCATCGTGCACTCCCGCTTCTCCACCAACACCTTCCCGTCGTGGCCGCTGGCGCATCCGTTCCGCCGCGTCGCCCACAACGGTGAGATCAACACCGTCACCGGTAACGAGAACTGGATGCGGGCGCGCGAGGCGCTGATCCGCACCGACGTCTTCGGCACCCAGGCCGACCTCGACAAGATCGTTCCCGTCTGCACGCCGGGCGCATCGGACACCGCGCGCTTCGACGAGGTGCTCGAACTGCTGCACCTCGGGGGCCGCAGCCTGCCGCACGCGGTGCTGATGATGATCCCCGAGGCGTGGGAACGCCACGAGTCGATGGACCCGGCCCGACGGGACTTCTACCGCTACCACGCCTCGCTCATGGAACCGTGGGACGGCCCGGCGGCGGTGTGCTTCACCGACGGCACCGTGATCGGCGCCGTGCTCGACCGCAACGGTCTGCGCCCGTCGCGGATCTGGGCCACCGAGGACGGCCTGGTCGTCATGGCATCGGAGGCCGGGGTTCTCGACCTCGACCCGTCGACCGTCGTGCAGAAGATGCGCCTGCAGCCCGGCCGCATGTTCCTCGTCGACACCGCGCAGGGCCGCATCGTCTCCGACGAGGAGATCAAGGCCGAACTCGCCGCCGAACACCCGTACGGCGAATGGCTCGAGGCCGGCCTTTTCCAGCTCGAGGAGCTGCCGCCGGGTGACTACGTGCGGATGCCGCACCACCGGGTGGTGCTGCGCCAGCAGGCGTTCGGCTACACCTACGAAGAGCTCAACCTGCTCGTCGCCCCGATGGCGCGCACCGGCGCCGAACCGATCGGGTCGATGGGCACCGATACGCCCGTCGCCGTGCTCTCGCAGCGGCCGCGCATGCTGTTCGACTACTTCCAGCAGTTGTTCGCGCAGGTGACCAACCCGCCGCTGGACGCCATCCGCGAAGAGGTGGTGACCAGCCTGCAGGGCGTCATCGGCCCGGAGGGCGATCTGCTCAACCCGACCGCCGAATCGTGCCGTCAGATCGTGCTGCCGCAGCCGATCCTGCGCAACGCCGAACTGTCGAAGCTGATCTGCGTCGACCCCGACCACGAGATCCGCGGCCACAAGCACGGGATGCGCGCGGCGGTGATCCGCTGCCTGTACCCGGTCAACCGGGGCGGTCAGGGGCTGAAGGAGGCGCTGAACAACGTCCGCGCCAAGGTCTCGGCCGCCATCCGCGACGGCGCGCGCATCATCGTGCTCTCCGACCGCGAATCCGACGAGCAGATGGCGCCGATCCCGTCGCTGCTGAGCGTCTCGGCGGTGCACCACCATCTGGTCCGGGAGCGCACCCGCACCCAGGTCGGGCTCGTCGTCGAGGCCGGCGACGCCCGCGAGGTGCACCACATGGCCGCCCTGTGCGGCTTCGGCGCCGCGGCCATCAACCCCTACATGGCGTTCGAGTCGATCGAGGACATGGTCGACCGAGGGGTCATCACCGGGATCTCCAGCGACCAGGCCAAGGCCAACTACGTCAAGGCCGCCGGCAAGGGTGTGCTGAAGGTGATGTCCAAGATGGGCATCTCGACGCTGGCCTCCTACACCGGCGCGCAGCTGTTCCAGGCCATCGGCATCGACCAGACGGTGCTCGACGAGTACTTCACCGGGTTGAACTGCCCGGTCGGCGGTATCGATCTCGACGACATCGCCGCCGAGGTCGCCGCCCGTCATGCGCTGGCCTACCTCGACCGGCCCGACGAGCGGGCACACCGCGAACTCGAGGTCGGCGGCGAATACCAGTGGCGGCGGGAAGGGGAGTACCACCTCTTCAACCCGGACACGGTGTTCAAGCTGCAGCACTCCACCCGGACCGGCCAGTACTCGGTGTTCAAGGAGTACACCCAGCTCGTCGACGACCAGTCCGAGCGGATGGCCTCGCTGCGCGGCCTGCTGAAGTTCAAAGACGGTGTCCGTCAACCGATTCCGATCGACGAGGTGGAACCCGCCAGCGAGATCGTCAAACGCTTCTCCACCGGCGCGATGAGCTACGGCTCGATCTCGGCCGAGGCGCACGAGACGCTCGCAATCGCGATGAACCGCCTCGGCGGCCGGTCCAACTCGGGCGAGGGCGGCGAGGCTGTCACCCGCTTCGACCGCGACGACAACGGCGATTGGCGGCGCAGCGCGATCAAGCAGGTCGCGTCGGGCCGTTTCGGGGTCACCAGCCACTACCTGAGCAACTGCACCGACATCCAGATCAAGATGGCCCAGGGTGCGAAACCCGGTGAGGGCGGGCAGCTTCCGGGTCACAAGGTGTACCCGTGGGTCGCCGAGGTGCGGCACTCCACCCCGGGTGTCGGGCTGATCTCGCCGCCGCCGCACCACGACATCTACTCGATCGAGGATCTCGCGCAGCTTATCCACGACCTCAAGAACGCCAACCCGCAGGCCCGCGTGCACGTGAAGCTGGTCAGCGAGAACGGCGTCGGGACGGTCGCGGCGGGTGTCTCCAAGGCCCACGCCGACGTGGTGCTGATCTCCGGCCACGACGGCGGCACCGGCGCGACGCCGCTGACGTCGATGAAGCATGCCGGCGCGCCGTGGGAGCTGGGCCTGGCGGAGACGCAGCAGACGTTGCTGCTCAACGGTCTTCGCGACCGCATCGTGGTGCAGGTCGACGGTCAGCTCAAGACCGGCCGCGACGTGGTGATCGCCGCGCTGCTCGGCGCCGAGGAGTTCGGTTTCGCGACCGCACCGCTGGTGGTCTCGGGTTGCATCATGATGCGGGTCTGCCACCTCGACACCTGCCCCGTCGGCGTGGCCACCCAGAACCCGGTGCTGCGCGAGCGGTTCAACGGTAAGCCCGAGTTCGTCGAGAACTTCTTCATGTTCATCGCCGAGGAAGTGCGCGAGACCATGGCGCAGTTGGGTTTCCGCACCGTCAACGAGATGGTCGGCCAGGTCGGCGTGCTCGACACCACCGAGGCGGCCGAGCACTGGAAGGCCCACAAGCTCGACCTGTCGCCGGTGCTGCACGAGCCCGAGTCGGCGTTCATGAACCAGGACCTGTACTGCAGTTCGCGTCAGGACCACGGGCTGGACAAGGCGCTCGACCAGCAGCTGATCGTGATGTGCCGCGAGGCACTGGATTCCGGCACGCCGGTCAAGTTCTCGACCACCATCGCCAACGTCAACCGCACGGTCGGCACCATGCTCGGCCACGAGGTGACCAAGGCGTACGGCGGCCAGGGGCTCCCGGACGGCACGATCGACATCACGTTCGACGGTTCGGCGGGCAACAGCTTCGGCGCCTTCGTCCCCCAGGGCATCACGCTGCGGGTCTACGGCGATGCGAACGACTATGTGGGCAAGGGTCTCTCGGGTGGCCGGGTGGTGGTCCGTCCGGCGGAGAACGCCCCGGCCGACTACGTGGCCGAGGACAACATCATCGCAGGCAACGTCATCCTGTTCGGGGCGACCAGCGGTGAGATGTTCCTGCGCGGCCAGGTCGGGGAGCGCTTCGCGGTCCGCAACTCCGGGGCCGTCGCCGTCGTCGAGGGTGTGGGCGACCACGGTTGCGAGTACATGACCGGCGGCAAGGTCGTCATCCTCGGCCCGACCGGCCGCAACTTCGCGGCCGGGATGTCCGGCGGGATGGCGTTCGTCTACGACCCCGCGGGTGAACTCCCGGACAACCTCAACGCCGAGATGGTGGAGCTCGACACTCTCGACGACGAGAACGTCTCGTGGCTGCACGGCATGCTGCAGGCCCACGTCGACGCCACTGATTCGGCTGTGGGACAACGCATCCTGAACAACTGGGAAGAAGAGTTGAAGCATTTCGTCAAGGTCATGCCGCGCGATTTCAAGCGCGTGCTGGCCGCAATCGCCGAGGCGGAACGCACCGGCGCCGACAAGAACGAGGCGATCATGGCGGCCGCAAGTGGCTGA
- a CDS encoding glutamate synthase subunit beta, which translates to MADPRGFMKYTHRELPPRRPVPLRLRDWKEVYEDFSHETLQTQAARCMDCGIPFCHNGCPLGNLIPEWNDLVFKDRWRDAIERLHATNNFPEFTGRLCPAPCEASCVLGINQDAVTIKQVEVEIIDNAFDEGWVVPLPPDRLTGKKVAVVGSGPAGLAAAQQLTRAGHTVTVFERADRIGGLLRYGIPEFKMEKRHIDRRLEQMEAEGTQFRTGVNVGVDISVAQLRSEFDAVVLAGGATAWRDLPIPGRELDGIHQAMEFLPWANRFAAGDLKNEVTGEDGEPPITAKGKKVVIIGGGDTGADCLGTSHRQGAASVHQFEIMPRPPETRADSTPWPTYPLMFRVSSAHEEGGERVFSVNTEEFCGDENGHVRSLKVHEVEMKAGKFEKIEGSDFELEADLVLLAMGFVGPEKDGLLTDLKVELTDRGNVARDDDFATSVPGVFVAGDMGRGQSLIVWAIAEGRAAAAGVDRYLMGKSALPAPIRPTAVPQR; encoded by the coding sequence GTGGCTGATCCGCGCGGTTTTATGAAGTACACCCATCGCGAGCTCCCGCCGCGCCGGCCGGTGCCGCTGCGCCTGCGCGACTGGAAAGAGGTCTACGAGGACTTCTCCCACGAGACGCTGCAGACCCAGGCGGCCCGCTGCATGGATTGCGGGATCCCGTTCTGCCACAACGGGTGTCCGCTGGGGAACCTGATTCCCGAGTGGAACGACCTGGTCTTCAAGGACCGGTGGCGCGATGCGATCGAGCGGCTGCACGCGACCAACAACTTCCCGGAGTTCACCGGGCGGCTGTGCCCGGCGCCGTGTGAGGCCTCGTGCGTGCTCGGCATCAACCAGGACGCGGTCACCATCAAGCAGGTCGAGGTCGAGATCATCGACAACGCCTTCGACGAGGGCTGGGTCGTCCCGCTCCCGCCGGACCGGTTGACCGGTAAGAAGGTCGCCGTCGTCGGCTCCGGCCCGGCCGGGCTGGCCGCCGCCCAGCAGCTCACCCGCGCCGGTCACACGGTGACCGTGTTCGAGCGCGCCGACCGGATCGGCGGCCTGCTGCGCTACGGCATCCCCGAGTTCAAGATGGAGAAGCGCCACATCGACCGCCGGCTGGAACAGATGGAGGCCGAAGGCACCCAGTTCCGCACCGGCGTCAACGTCGGCGTCGACATCAGCGTCGCGCAGCTGCGCTCGGAGTTCGACGCGGTGGTGCTCGCCGGCGGTGCGACCGCATGGCGTGATCTGCCGATCCCCGGCCGCGAACTCGACGGCATCCACCAGGCGATGGAGTTCCTGCCGTGGGCCAACCGGTTTGCAGCGGGGGATTTGAAGAATGAAGTGACCGGCGAGGACGGCGAGCCGCCGATCACCGCGAAGGGCAAGAAGGTCGTCATCATCGGTGGCGGCGACACCGGCGCGGACTGCCTAGGCACCTCCCACCGGCAGGGTGCGGCGAGCGTCCACCAGTTCGAGATCATGCCGCGGCCGCCGGAGACGCGGGCGGACAGCACCCCGTGGCCGACCTATCCGTTGATGTTCCGGGTCTCCTCGGCGCACGAAGAGGGCGGTGAGCGGGTCTTCTCGGTCAACACCGAGGAGTTCTGCGGCGACGAGAACGGCCACGTCAGGTCGCTCAAGGTGCACGAGGTCGAGATGAAGGCCGGCAAGTTCGAGAAGATCGAGGGTTCGGATTTCGAGCTGGAGGCCGATCTGGTGCTGCTCGCCATGGGCTTTGTCGGGCCGGAGAAAGACGGCCTGCTGACCGACCTCAAGGTTGAGCTGACCGACCGCGGCAACGTCGCCCGCGACGACGACTTCGCGACCTCGGTGCCCGGCGTGTTCGTGGCCGGCGACATGGGCCGCGGACAGTCGCTCATCGTGTGGGCGATCGCCGAGGGGCGGGCGGCCGCCGCGGGTGTCGACCGGTACCTGATGGGTAAGAGCGCGCTGCCGGCTCCGATCAGGCCGACGGCGGTTCCGCAGCGGTAG
- a CDS encoding LLM class F420-dependent oxidoreductase, with product MRFAFKTSPQNTTWAEMLPIWQAADDIDVYESGWTFDHFYPIFSDSTGPCLEGWITLTALAQATKRLRVGVPVTGIHYRHPAVLANMASALDIVSNGRLELGIGAGWNEEESGAYGIELGSIKERFDRFEEACEVLTGLLSQETTSFDGKYYQLKDARNEPKGPQQPHPPICIGGSGEKRTLRITARWAQHWNYVGGPPEEFARKRDVLASHCADIGRDPKEIMFSAHVRLGADRDYAKVVDEAAALGAEGLDLAIIYLPSPYDTAVLEPLAEAIRDSGLTVTKA from the coding sequence GTGCGATTCGCCTTCAAGACCTCACCGCAGAACACCACCTGGGCCGAGATGCTGCCGATCTGGCAGGCCGCCGACGACATCGACGTCTACGAGTCGGGCTGGACGTTCGACCACTTCTATCCGATCTTCTCCGACTCGACCGGCCCCTGTCTCGAGGGCTGGATCACGCTGACCGCGTTGGCGCAGGCCACCAAGCGGTTGCGCGTCGGGGTGCCCGTCACCGGCATCCACTACCGCCACCCGGCGGTCCTGGCCAACATGGCCTCCGCCCTCGACATCGTCAGCAACGGCCGGCTCGAACTCGGTATCGGCGCCGGCTGGAACGAGGAGGAGTCGGGTGCCTACGGCATCGAACTCGGCTCGATCAAGGAGCGGTTCGACCGCTTCGAGGAGGCGTGTGAGGTGTTGACCGGCCTGCTCTCCCAGGAGACGACGAGCTTCGACGGGAAGTACTACCAGCTCAAGGACGCGCGCAACGAGCCGAAGGGTCCCCAGCAGCCGCACCCGCCGATCTGCATCGGCGGCAGCGGCGAAAAGCGGACGCTGCGCATCACCGCCCGTTGGGCGCAGCACTGGAACTACGTCGGTGGCCCGCCCGAGGAGTTCGCCCGCAAGCGGGACGTGTTGGCCTCGCACTGCGCGGACATCGGTCGCGATCCGAAGGAGATCATGTTCTCGGCGCACGTCCGTCTCGGCGCGGACCGGGACTACGCGAAGGTGGTCGACGAGGCGGCCGCACTCGGCGCCGAGGGTCTCGACCTGGCGATCATCTATCTGCCGTCGCCGTACGACACGGCGGTGCTGGAACCGCTCGCCGAGGCGATCAGGGACTCCGGGCTGACGGTCACGAAAGCATAA
- a CDS encoding TIGR03086 family metal-binding protein has product MEDLSEACRRTAAVLAAVTDDALDAPTPCSEMPLRALVAHIGGLAQAFRAAADKEFGPLTDTPPEPDTPLSPGWRTEYPRFLAELAESWRDPAAWTGMTRAGGIDLPGEVAGSVALAEVVIHGWDVAVATGQNYDCDAATAHACLQHLSQFDTAGTEGMFGPAVPVPDDAPAIDRIAGLSGRDPEWSPH; this is encoded by the coding sequence ATGGAGGATTTGAGCGAGGCATGCAGGCGGACGGCGGCAGTGCTGGCCGCGGTGACCGACGACGCGCTGGACGCGCCGACGCCGTGCAGCGAGATGCCACTGCGGGCGCTGGTGGCCCACATCGGCGGGTTGGCGCAGGCTTTCCGCGCGGCAGCGGACAAGGAGTTCGGCCCGTTGACTGACACCCCGCCGGAACCGGATACACCGCTGTCACCGGGATGGCGGACGGAATATCCGCGGTTTCTGGCCGAACTCGCCGAGTCCTGGCGGGACCCGGCGGCGTGGACGGGTATGACGCGCGCCGGCGGGATCGACCTGCCCGGAGAGGTCGCGGGTTCGGTCGCGTTGGCCGAGGTCGTCATCCACGGCTGGGACGTCGCCGTGGCCACCGGTCAGAACTATGACTGCGACGCCGCCACCGCCCACGCGTGCCTGCAGCATCTGAGCCAGTTCGACACCGCGGGCACCGAGGGAATGTTCGGCCCGGCCGTGCCGGTGCCCGACGACGCGCCGGCGATCGACCGCATCGCCGGGCTCAGCGGCCGCGACCCGGAGTGGAGTCCGCACTGA
- a CDS encoding PHP domain-containing protein, with amino-acid sequence MDPVTALRQIAYYKDRAREDSRRVMAYRNAADVVERLTEAERDRHGAADSWQSLPGIGPKTAKVIAQAWAGREPDVLIELRENAVDLGGGEIRAALKGDLHVHSNWSDGSAPIEEMMLAARDLGHEYCVLTDHSPRLTIANGLSPDRLRKQLDVIDELRESVAPLRILTGIEVDILEDGSLDQEEELLERLDVVVASVHSKLAMDAPAMTRRMLKAVANPHTDVLGHCTGRLVTGNRGIRPESKFDAEKVFTACRDNGTAVEINSRPERRDPPTRLLKLALDIGCVFSIDTDSHAPGQLDFLGYGAQRALDAGVPAERIVNTWPADDLLAWTSS; translated from the coding sequence ATGGACCCCGTGACCGCGCTGCGCCAGATCGCGTACTACAAGGACCGCGCCCGCGAGGACTCTCGACGGGTGATGGCCTACCGCAACGCCGCCGACGTCGTGGAGCGGCTCACCGAAGCCGAACGTGACCGCCACGGCGCCGCCGATTCGTGGCAGTCGCTGCCCGGAATCGGGCCCAAGACGGCGAAGGTGATCGCGCAGGCGTGGGCCGGCCGCGAACCCGACGTGCTCATCGAATTGCGGGAGAACGCAGTCGATCTCGGCGGCGGTGAGATCCGCGCGGCACTCAAGGGCGATCTGCACGTGCACTCCAACTGGTCGGACGGGTCGGCGCCGATCGAGGAGATGATGCTCGCCGCCCGCGACCTCGGGCACGAGTACTGCGTGTTGACCGACCACTCACCGCGGTTGACCATCGCCAACGGGCTGTCCCCGGACCGGCTGCGCAAACAGCTCGACGTCATCGACGAACTCCGGGAAAGCGTTGCACCCCTTCGCATTCTGACCGGCATCGAAGTCGACATCCTCGAGGACGGCTCCCTCGACCAGGAGGAGGAACTGCTCGAGCGCCTCGACGTCGTGGTGGCCAGCGTGCACTCGAAACTGGCGATGGACGCCCCGGCGATGACACGCCGCATGCTCAAGGCCGTCGCCAATCCGCACACCGACGTGCTCGGCCACTGCACCGGGCGGTTGGTCACCGGAAACCGCGGAATCCGGCCTGAATCGAAATTCGACGCCGAGAAGGTGTTCACCGCGTGCCGCGACAACGGCACCGCCGTCGAGATCAACTCCCGCCCCGAACGGCGGGATCCCCCCACCCGGCTGTTGAAGCTCGCGCTCGACATCGGTTGCGTGTTCTCGATCGACACCGATTCGCACGCGCCGGGTCAGCTGGACTTCCTCGGCTACGGCGCACAACGGGCGCTCGACGCCGGCGTGCCCGCCGAGCGGATCGTCAACACCTGGCCCGCCGACGATCTGCTGGCGTGGACCTCCTCCTGA